One genomic window of Amphiura filiformis chromosome 3, Afil_fr2py, whole genome shotgun sequence includes the following:
- the LOC140148209 gene encoding serine/threonine-protein kinase TBK1-like isoform X2, translating to MFNPNIPLGSDYSPGQLRSTPSYIFKTADVLGEGATSKVFLGRNKKSGEKVAVKVFNNESFQRPDAVQEREFNVLLKINHKNIVKLLAIENDQISKHRIIILELCGCSVLNMLDEPKYIYGFPDQEFLQVLGDTTSGMKYLQEQGIVHRDIKPGNVMKRLGPGRCPIYKLADFGAARQLQAEENFTSLYGTEEYLHPHMFERALLKKPLVKPFNAKVDLWSFGVTVYHIATGLLPFRPYGGRKNRSTMHKLTTQKATGVISAVQRESEDGPIEYGTELPKNTRMTFGLKFQITDMLAGLLESNTDKMWSFETLFQMVQSILNMRVLDILCVSSAQLVRIYIDPTASYAEFQEHVAVQTSIPSDMQIHIYDNEFFHPEASVTCASYPVTSEEDPIYLIPHGFKGSATPVSPNAPSMPEVKSNYSLDGDYPLARLCAGVLHFMQWKQSTLLTTMKTFTPVVKAIRRITRNEVMELRVHLVTIDVKQQSVENSLQCVSEKTTFILELVDSYLLQANGSIDEGNSVQQTLIGIQNEIDDTKQSLQAITAKQLLAKKTLATCEDTMSWENIHECRADDRCFEKLDVFREGVEEIMTQYRRDRRSKHLGYNEVQIHKMEKLKLRELTTEAVSLLRNHCENNWRECHLQLMEWFQQISPIQENIRTVDSLLTNLINEEYPRIVAVVNAKCAIWESRLLSTRENLAGVFKMSGKTQLRSRGLSMTPRHGKASSSIGKLTSAYMNGNEQPTIYHPPDSPESLSLQMSSAGASNVTMISVPRSLKQELQSYESTADRTKETIELSKQLMKEIKDASLDSSRFMEELQDFSLGISDQPDVNLVNHLED from the exons ATGTTTAATCCCAATATTCCACTTGGAAGTGACTACTCCCCGGGCCAGCTTCGTAGCACTCCGTCGTATATATTTAAGACAGCGGACGTATTGGGAGAAGGAGCAACAAGCAAAGTCTTTCTTGGAAGAAATAAG AAATCCGGGGAAAAGGTTGCTGTAAAGGTTTTCAACAATGAGAGTTTTCAGCGTCCAGATGCTGTTCAGGAAAGAGAGTTTAATGTTTTACTAAAAATTAACCATAAAAACATTGTGAAGCTTCTCGCTATTGAGAATGAC CAAATATCCAAACACAGGATCATCATACTGGAGCTATGTGGTTGCAGTGTACTCAATATGCTTGATGAACCCAAATATATCTATGGCTTTCCCGATCAAGAATTCTTACAGGTTCTTGGTGATACAA CATCAGGAATGAAGTACCTCCAGGAACAAGGCATAGTACATAGGGATATCAAGCCCGGGAATGTAATGAAGAGACTGGGCCCGGGAAGATGTCCCATCTATAAACTTGCTGATTTTGGAGCCGCCCGACAGCTGCAAGCTGAAGAGAACTTTACTAGCCTGTATGGAACTGAAGAATATCTG CATCCTCATATGTTTGAACGTGCTCTTCTGAAGAAACCTTTGGTGAAACCTTTCAATGCTAAGGTGGACCTGTGGTCCTTTGGAGTGACAGTCTACCACATTGCTACAGGGTTGCTTCCATTCAGACCGTATGGAGGGAGGAAAAACAGGAGCACAAT GCATAAACTTACGACACAGAAGGCTACGGGTGTCATTTCTGCAGTGCAGAGGGAGTCCGAAGATGGACCTATTGAATATGGGACTGAATTGCCCAAGAACACCAGAATGACATT TGGATTGAAGTTTCAGATAACAGACATGCTAGCTGGTCTACTGGAATCAAACACAGATAAGATGTGGTCATTTGAGACGTTATTTCAGATGGTTCAATCTATTCTTAATATGCGTGTATTGGACATACTTTGTGTGTCATCGGCTCAGTTAGTGCGAATCTACATTGATCCAACAGCATC GTATGCCGAGTTCCAAGAGCACGTAGCGGTGCAAACAAGTATTCCGTCAGATATGCAGATTCATATCTACGACAATGAGTTCTTCCATCCTGAGGCATCAGTGACATGTGCATCATATCCAGTGACATCAGAAGAAGATCCAATCTATCTCATTCCACATGGATTTAAAGGGTCTGCAACACCTGTTTCACCTAACGCAC CTTCTATGCCTGAAGTGAAAAGTAACTATTCATTAGATGGGGATTATCCATTGGCAAGA CTTTGTGCAGGTGTATTACATTTTATGCAGTGGAAACAGAGTACATTACTGACAACAATGAAGACATTTACTCCAGTAGTTAAAGCAATTAG GCGTATTACCAGAAATGAGGTAATGGAGCTAAGGGTTCATCTTGTTACCATCGATGTTAAACAGCAGTCCGTTGAAAATTCCCTCCAATGTGTCAGCGAGAAAACAACATTCATACTTGAACTTGTGGATTCGTATTTACTGCAAgcaaacggcagtattgacgaagggAATTCAGTACAACAGACATTGATTGGTATCCAGAATGAAATAGATGACACTAAACAATCATTGCAAGCT ATTACAGCAAAGCAGTTGCTGGCAAAGAAGACGTTAGCAACATGTGAAGATACAATGAGCTGGGAAAATATACACGAATGCCGTGCAGACGACAGATG CTTCGAGAAGCTAGACGTATTCCGAGAAGGTGTTGAAGAAATTATGACGCAGTATCGACGTGATAGGAGAAGCAAGCATCTGGGATACAATGAAGTACAAATACACAAAATGGAAAA ATTGAAGCTACGAGAGCTGACAACAGAAGCTGTATCCCTTCTGCGAAATCACTGCGAAAACAATTGGCGCGAATGTCATTTGCAACTCATGGAATGGTTTCA ACAAATCTCCCCAATCCAAGAGAACATCCGCACTGTAGACTCATTATTAACAAACCTCATCAACGAAGAATATCCCAGGATTGTCGCAGTAGTCAATGCAAAATGCGCAATATGGGAGAGCCGACTTCTTAGCACTCGTGAAAATCTAGCAGGGGTATTCAAGATGTCGGGTAAGACCCAACTACGGAGCAGAGGACTCAGTATG ACTCCAAGACACGGCAAAGCAAGTAGTTCCATTGGAAAGTTGACTTCTGCTTACATGAACGGCAATGAGCAACCTACAATATACCATCCACCAGATAGTCCTGAGAGTCTATCATTGCAAATGTCCTCTGCAGGAGCTAGTAATGTCACCATGATCAGCGTACCAAGATCATTGAAACAAGA ATTGCAGTCATATGAATCAACAGCTGATCGAACCAAAGAGACAATTGAACTCAGTAAACAATTGATGAAAGAAATAAAGGACGCATCGCTAGACAGCAGCCGATTCATGGAAGAATTACAGGATTTTTCTTTGGGTATCTCAGATCAACCAGATGTGAACTTAGTTAATCACTTAGAAGATTGA
- the LOC140148209 gene encoding serine/threonine-protein kinase TBK1-like isoform X1 codes for MHGKIDAISNLINGAQLITALRALTVNTFVVMFNPNIPLGSDYSPGQLRSTPSYIFKTADVLGEGATSKVFLGRNKKSGEKVAVKVFNNESFQRPDAVQEREFNVLLKINHKNIVKLLAIENDQISKHRIIILELCGCSVLNMLDEPKYIYGFPDQEFLQVLGDTTSGMKYLQEQGIVHRDIKPGNVMKRLGPGRCPIYKLADFGAARQLQAEENFTSLYGTEEYLHPHMFERALLKKPLVKPFNAKVDLWSFGVTVYHIATGLLPFRPYGGRKNRSTMHKLTTQKATGVISAVQRESEDGPIEYGTELPKNTRMTFGLKFQITDMLAGLLESNTDKMWSFETLFQMVQSILNMRVLDILCVSSAQLVRIYIDPTASYAEFQEHVAVQTSIPSDMQIHIYDNEFFHPEASVTCASYPVTSEEDPIYLIPHGFKGSATPVSPNAPSMPEVKSNYSLDGDYPLARLCAGVLHFMQWKQSTLLTTMKTFTPVVKAIRRITRNEVMELRVHLVTIDVKQQSVENSLQCVSEKTTFILELVDSYLLQANGSIDEGNSVQQTLIGIQNEIDDTKQSLQAITAKQLLAKKTLATCEDTMSWENIHECRADDRCFEKLDVFREGVEEIMTQYRRDRRSKHLGYNEVQIHKMEKLKLRELTTEAVSLLRNHCENNWRECHLQLMEWFQQISPIQENIRTVDSLLTNLINEEYPRIVAVVNAKCAIWESRLLSTRENLAGVFKMSGKTQLRSRGLSMTPRHGKASSSIGKLTSAYMNGNEQPTIYHPPDSPESLSLQMSSAGASNVTMISVPRSLKQELQSYESTADRTKETIELSKQLMKEIKDASLDSSRFMEELQDFSLGISDQPDVNLVNHLED; via the exons GTCATGTTTAATCCCAATATTCCACTTGGAAGTGACTACTCCCCGGGCCAGCTTCGTAGCACTCCGTCGTATATATTTAAGACAGCGGACGTATTGGGAGAAGGAGCAACAAGCAAAGTCTTTCTTGGAAGAAATAAG AAATCCGGGGAAAAGGTTGCTGTAAAGGTTTTCAACAATGAGAGTTTTCAGCGTCCAGATGCTGTTCAGGAAAGAGAGTTTAATGTTTTACTAAAAATTAACCATAAAAACATTGTGAAGCTTCTCGCTATTGAGAATGAC CAAATATCCAAACACAGGATCATCATACTGGAGCTATGTGGTTGCAGTGTACTCAATATGCTTGATGAACCCAAATATATCTATGGCTTTCCCGATCAAGAATTCTTACAGGTTCTTGGTGATACAA CATCAGGAATGAAGTACCTCCAGGAACAAGGCATAGTACATAGGGATATCAAGCCCGGGAATGTAATGAAGAGACTGGGCCCGGGAAGATGTCCCATCTATAAACTTGCTGATTTTGGAGCCGCCCGACAGCTGCAAGCTGAAGAGAACTTTACTAGCCTGTATGGAACTGAAGAATATCTG CATCCTCATATGTTTGAACGTGCTCTTCTGAAGAAACCTTTGGTGAAACCTTTCAATGCTAAGGTGGACCTGTGGTCCTTTGGAGTGACAGTCTACCACATTGCTACAGGGTTGCTTCCATTCAGACCGTATGGAGGGAGGAAAAACAGGAGCACAAT GCATAAACTTACGACACAGAAGGCTACGGGTGTCATTTCTGCAGTGCAGAGGGAGTCCGAAGATGGACCTATTGAATATGGGACTGAATTGCCCAAGAACACCAGAATGACATT TGGATTGAAGTTTCAGATAACAGACATGCTAGCTGGTCTACTGGAATCAAACACAGATAAGATGTGGTCATTTGAGACGTTATTTCAGATGGTTCAATCTATTCTTAATATGCGTGTATTGGACATACTTTGTGTGTCATCGGCTCAGTTAGTGCGAATCTACATTGATCCAACAGCATC GTATGCCGAGTTCCAAGAGCACGTAGCGGTGCAAACAAGTATTCCGTCAGATATGCAGATTCATATCTACGACAATGAGTTCTTCCATCCTGAGGCATCAGTGACATGTGCATCATATCCAGTGACATCAGAAGAAGATCCAATCTATCTCATTCCACATGGATTTAAAGGGTCTGCAACACCTGTTTCACCTAACGCAC CTTCTATGCCTGAAGTGAAAAGTAACTATTCATTAGATGGGGATTATCCATTGGCAAGA CTTTGTGCAGGTGTATTACATTTTATGCAGTGGAAACAGAGTACATTACTGACAACAATGAAGACATTTACTCCAGTAGTTAAAGCAATTAG GCGTATTACCAGAAATGAGGTAATGGAGCTAAGGGTTCATCTTGTTACCATCGATGTTAAACAGCAGTCCGTTGAAAATTCCCTCCAATGTGTCAGCGAGAAAACAACATTCATACTTGAACTTGTGGATTCGTATTTACTGCAAgcaaacggcagtattgacgaagggAATTCAGTACAACAGACATTGATTGGTATCCAGAATGAAATAGATGACACTAAACAATCATTGCAAGCT ATTACAGCAAAGCAGTTGCTGGCAAAGAAGACGTTAGCAACATGTGAAGATACAATGAGCTGGGAAAATATACACGAATGCCGTGCAGACGACAGATG CTTCGAGAAGCTAGACGTATTCCGAGAAGGTGTTGAAGAAATTATGACGCAGTATCGACGTGATAGGAGAAGCAAGCATCTGGGATACAATGAAGTACAAATACACAAAATGGAAAA ATTGAAGCTACGAGAGCTGACAACAGAAGCTGTATCCCTTCTGCGAAATCACTGCGAAAACAATTGGCGCGAATGTCATTTGCAACTCATGGAATGGTTTCA ACAAATCTCCCCAATCCAAGAGAACATCCGCACTGTAGACTCATTATTAACAAACCTCATCAACGAAGAATATCCCAGGATTGTCGCAGTAGTCAATGCAAAATGCGCAATATGGGAGAGCCGACTTCTTAGCACTCGTGAAAATCTAGCAGGGGTATTCAAGATGTCGGGTAAGACCCAACTACGGAGCAGAGGACTCAGTATG ACTCCAAGACACGGCAAAGCAAGTAGTTCCATTGGAAAGTTGACTTCTGCTTACATGAACGGCAATGAGCAACCTACAATATACCATCCACCAGATAGTCCTGAGAGTCTATCATTGCAAATGTCCTCTGCAGGAGCTAGTAATGTCACCATGATCAGCGTACCAAGATCATTGAAACAAGA ATTGCAGTCATATGAATCAACAGCTGATCGAACCAAAGAGACAATTGAACTCAGTAAACAATTGATGAAAGAAATAAAGGACGCATCGCTAGACAGCAGCCGATTCATGGAAGAATTACAGGATTTTTCTTTGGGTATCTCAGATCAACCAGATGTGAACTTAGTTAATCACTTAGAAGATTGA